A window of the Euzebya pacifica genome harbors these coding sequences:
- a CDS encoding CBS domain-containing protein has translation MRVRDVMDRKAARVSPDDPLRVAAELLALTGASDLAVVADSGAFMGVLSEGDLLRALMPDFDDIDPGQATLEKAYAFFVNAGESRVDDPVINHVIHNPFTVGPDDQLLQPAALMVSKQIRRLPVVADGRFLGTVSRADICWALLCDVADDAGAPAPAA, from the coding sequence ATGAGGGTCAGAGACGTTATGGACCGCAAGGCAGCTCGGGTGTCCCCCGACGATCCGTTGCGGGTCGCCGCAGAGCTGCTGGCGTTGACCGGGGCAAGCGACCTTGCGGTCGTCGCCGACAGCGGGGCGTTCATGGGGGTGCTGTCGGAGGGTGACCTCCTGCGCGCGCTGATGCCCGACTTCGACGACATCGACCCGGGGCAGGCCACGCTGGAGAAGGCCTACGCGTTCTTCGTCAACGCCGGCGAGAGCCGGGTGGACGACCCGGTGATCAACCACGTCATCCACAACCCGTTCACGGTCGGGCCCGACGACCAGCTGCTGCAACCCGCGGCCCTGATGGTGTCCAAGCAGATCCGGCGGCTGCCGGTCGTCGCCGACGGCCGGTTCCTCGGCACGGTGTCGCGGGCCGACATCTGCTGGGCGCTGCTGTGCGACGTCGCCGACGACGCCGGGGCGCCGGCTCCGGCTGCGTGA
- a CDS encoding RNA polymerase sigma factor, with the protein MDDNDRLRALHDAHADDLVAYVTRRTASPDDAADVIAETFLVAWRRLDDVPPGHEARLWLFGVARRQLANSRRSTRRRTRLLGRLTDQLGPALAAAPPGSPPDSPVMEAISRLPERDREVLYLVAWEQLSPAEAAVVLGVSPDAARTRLHRARKRLEAELDIPASTPALEGTR; encoded by the coding sequence ATGGACGACAACGACCGACTCCGCGCCCTGCACGACGCGCACGCCGACGACCTGGTGGCCTACGTCACCCGGCGCACGGCGTCGCCAGACGACGCCGCCGACGTCATCGCCGAGACCTTCCTGGTCGCCTGGCGACGGCTCGACGACGTACCCCCGGGGCACGAGGCCCGCCTGTGGCTGTTCGGGGTTGCCCGACGACAGCTTGCCAACAGCCGGCGGAGCACGCGCCGACGCACCCGCCTGCTCGGTCGGCTGACCGACCAGCTCGGCCCTGCGCTGGCCGCCGCGCCGCCGGGGTCACCACCCGACAGCCCGGTCATGGAGGCCATCTCGCGGCTGCCCGAACGCGACCGCGAGGTCCTCTACCTCGTCGCGTGGGAGCAGCTGTCCCCCGCAGAGGCCGCGGTGGTGCTCGGCGTGTCACCGGACGCTGCCCGCACCCGCCTCCACCGGGCCAGGAAACGGCTCGAGGCCGAGCTCGACATCCCCGCGTCCACCCCTGCCCTGGAGGGAACCCGATGA
- a CDS encoding RDD family protein, with protein MRTEATQTWRARLGAGLVDLVGPWVLTLPITALGLVSGNGTGEWLVIGLAALVNLPLELRTGQSAGKWLAGLRLAGADGQPLTAGAVLRRFGVRWAPLMVNALLLGPLWVPMAAWAAMALPSVVDREGRAVHDLLAGTIVTGAPSSALIRAETPVRGVAVMPGWGAASILGRRRP; from the coding sequence ATGAGGACGGAAGCCACGCAGACGTGGCGCGCCAGGCTCGGTGCCGGGTTGGTCGACCTGGTGGGTCCGTGGGTGCTGACGCTGCCGATCACGGCGCTCGGGCTGGTCTCCGGCAACGGGACGGGCGAGTGGCTCGTGATCGGGCTCGCGGCGCTGGTGAACCTGCCGCTGGAGCTGCGCACGGGGCAGAGCGCGGGCAAGTGGCTTGCCGGCCTTCGCCTTGCTGGTGCCGATGGCCAGCCGTTGACCGCAGGGGCGGTCCTTCGTCGCTTCGGGGTGCGCTGGGCCCCGTTGATGGTCAACGCGCTGCTGCTCGGGCCGCTCTGGGTTCCCATGGCGGCGTGGGCGGCCATGGCGCTGCCCAGCGTCGTGGACCGAGAGGGTCGGGCGGTGCACGACCTGCTGGCGGGCACGATCGTGACCGGCGCGCCCAGCTCGGCGCTGATCCGCGCGGAGACGCCTGTCCGCGGGGTGGCGGTCATGCCGGGCTGGGGCGCCGCGTCGATCCTCGGGCGGCGCCGGCCCTGA
- a CDS encoding adenylate/guanylate cyclase domain-containing protein yields the protein MASSPEAAAFDASVVRSIGALAEIAVGCALLIDGVVHFVSDEVPLTDVTWTLLSSALRSGATARQDTGAGAEMVVPLVADEETVGFVVARRHDGAFSSAEAALLRLMADAAAEAGVRGRAEHELTDLFSDYLSRDVAVQLLEDPEGGALGGRTMDVSVLFADLQGFTSLSEQIPPADVVDLLNRYFALVVPAITENGGAVSAFIGDAIMALFGAPIPHPEHPLLAARAAIALQDAVNGMIAAEPQMPKLRVGVATGPATVGSIGSPRRRVFTAIGDTVNLASRLESSAAPGTVSISAETYAVVRTFTHTERLDPIRLKGKAEPVLSYRLDGIRDNSDRLVGTGTVATPLSVLRQLPPKRDRPV from the coding sequence GTGGCCAGTTCACCCGAGGCCGCCGCGTTCGACGCCAGCGTGGTGCGGTCCATCGGCGCCCTGGCCGAGATCGCCGTCGGCTGTGCCCTGCTGATCGACGGCGTGGTGCACTTCGTGTCCGACGAGGTGCCGCTGACCGACGTCACGTGGACGTTGCTGTCCTCGGCGTTGCGGTCGGGCGCGACCGCACGTCAGGACACCGGCGCGGGTGCGGAGATGGTGGTGCCGCTCGTGGCCGACGAGGAAACGGTCGGGTTCGTCGTCGCCCGCCGGCACGACGGCGCCTTCAGCAGCGCCGAGGCAGCTCTGCTGCGGCTGATGGCCGACGCCGCTGCCGAGGCCGGCGTGCGGGGCCGGGCCGAGCACGAGCTGACCGACCTGTTCTCGGACTACCTCAGCCGCGACGTGGCCGTGCAGCTGCTGGAGGATCCGGAGGGAGGGGCGCTCGGTGGGCGGACGATGGACGTCAGCGTCCTGTTCGCCGACCTCCAGGGCTTCACGTCGCTGTCGGAGCAGATCCCACCGGCGGACGTGGTCGACCTGCTGAACCGGTACTTCGCCCTGGTCGTGCCGGCCATCACCGAGAACGGCGGGGCCGTGTCGGCGTTCATCGGGGACGCGATCATGGCGCTGTTCGGCGCGCCGATCCCCCACCCCGAACACCCCCTGCTGGCAGCCCGTGCGGCCATCGCCCTGCAGGACGCCGTCAACGGGATGATCGCCGCCGAGCCGCAGATGCCGAAGCTGCGGGTCGGGGTGGCCACGGGGCCAGCGACCGTCGGCAGCATCGGCAGTCCCCGCCGTCGGGTGTTCACCGCGATCGGGGACACCGTCAACCTGGCGTCACGGCTGGAGTCCTCCGCTGCCCCCGGCACGGTGTCGATCAGCGCCGAGACCTACGCGGTCGTCCGGACGTTCACCCACACCGAGCGGCTGGACCCGATCAGGCTGAAGGGCAAGGCCGAACCCGTCCTGTCCTACCGGCTGGACGGCATCCGCGACAACAGCGACCGGCTGGTCGGCACCGGCACGGTCGCCACTCCCCTGTCGGTGCTGCGGCAGCTGCCCCCCAAGCGCGACCGACCCGTCTGA
- a CDS encoding FHA domain-containing protein, which translates to MDGRILPGPGRVVHHGDVVVVLGDRAPTDLVELLFDAASVADGDGLLDRLRQHPHGDEPSLGVLVCHGDGFTVRIGADLLYRSDHVGYRSTVSGPVDLATADPIRVAIGPADMPIGPAADHPGLREGAWLGTGAWVDTGPTVGASPQQLEGVVCGTCAAFVHPRTLRCRRCDTVLEPPRQAWTQPAVPVASLRMDDGTRHVLNGDVVVGRNPSGHERVQSGAAAPLVVTDSERSVSRSHAELLVQGWSVHLRDLGSPNGTSVRLPSSPRHEPVPTGEVIALLPGTEITMGRRAMTLLT; encoded by the coding sequence ATGGACGGGCGCATCCTGCCCGGCCCGGGACGGGTCGTGCATCACGGCGACGTCGTCGTGGTGCTCGGAGACCGCGCCCCGACCGACCTGGTCGAGCTGCTCTTCGACGCGGCGTCCGTGGCTGACGGCGACGGGCTGCTCGATCGCCTCCGCCAGCATCCCCACGGCGACGAGCCGAGCCTGGGCGTGCTCGTCTGCCACGGTGACGGCTTCACCGTCCGCATCGGGGCCGACCTGCTGTACCGCAGCGACCACGTGGGATATCGCAGCACCGTCTCCGGCCCCGTCGACCTTGCGACCGCCGACCCGATCAGGGTGGCCATCGGCCCTGCCGACATGCCGATCGGCCCCGCGGCGGACCACCCCGGCCTGCGCGAGGGCGCGTGGCTCGGCACCGGTGCCTGGGTCGACACCGGCCCCACCGTCGGCGCCTCCCCGCAGCAGCTCGAGGGCGTCGTCTGCGGTACCTGCGCGGCGTTCGTCCACCCGCGGACCCTGCGATGCCGCCGCTGCGACACCGTCCTCGAACCACCCCGGCAGGCCTGGACCCAGCCGGCCGTGCCGGTGGCCAGCCTCCGGATGGACGACGGCACCCGACACGTGCTGAACGGGGACGTCGTCGTGGGCCGCAACCCCTCCGGCCACGAGCGCGTCCAGTCCGGAGCCGCTGCACCGCTCGTGGTGACCGACTCCGAACGGTCGGTGTCCCGCAGCCACGCCGAGCTGCTGGTGCAGGGATGGTCGGTGCATCTGCGCGACCTCGGCAGCCCCAACGGCACGTCGGTGCGCCTCCCCTCCTCCCCACGGCACGAGCCGGTCCCCACCGGCGAGGTCATCGCCCTCCTCCCGGGCACGGAGATCACCATGGGCCGACGCGCGATGACGCTCCTGACCTGA
- a CDS encoding pyridoxamine 5'-phosphate oxidase family protein yields MTRTKDHLQRLDQDECMTLLAGHPTKVGRLAFVDQDYPIVLPVNFRVHRGSVVFRSDTGSKYMAAAMGQKVAFEVDDVDEAWQEGWSVLIQGMCHEITDPHQLKLIDGIGLNAWAGANMHTLEILHHRITGRRIV; encoded by the coding sequence ATGACACGCACCAAGGATCATCTGCAACGACTCGACCAGGACGAGTGCATGACGCTCCTGGCCGGTCATCCCACCAAGGTCGGCCGCCTGGCCTTCGTCGACCAGGACTACCCGATCGTCCTGCCCGTCAACTTCCGGGTCCACCGTGGTTCGGTGGTCTTCCGCTCCGACACGGGCTCCAAGTACATGGCCGCGGCCATGGGCCAGAAGGTCGCCTTCGAGGTCGACGACGTCGACGAGGCCTGGCAGGAGGGCTGGTCGGTCCTCATCCAGGGCATGTGCCACGAGATCACCGATCCGCATCAGCTGAAGCTGATCGACGGCATCGGCCTGAACGCGTGGGCCGGCGCCAACATGCACACGCTGGAGATCCTGCACCACCGCATCACCGGCCGTCGGATCGTCTGA
- a CDS encoding cytochrome c oxidase assembly protein, which yields MTGTTTGVSWTQWTLEPIALLAIVVVGGLYLRGGAQGSAAPDQRRRGAALGAALVLLGIAVMSPLDVAAGRLASAHMVQHLLLGLVVAPLLVLAAPGPRVLRAVPRDVVARGMRIGRVLRIVPGPAWWRRMDVAWLANIAVLWGWHAAVPYDAALRNELVHVLQHGSWLLAGWLWWRVVLRHRTAQPGIRLLFVFTTAMATVFLAALMTFAGTAWYDGYRGIADTTGLTPLADQQLAGALMWVPGGLVYPATALWLLVGWLRAIDLESQQPRAAA from the coding sequence ATGACCGGCACGACGACCGGCGTCTCGTGGACCCAGTGGACCCTGGAACCCATCGCGCTGCTCGCCATCGTGGTCGTCGGCGGGCTGTACCTGCGGGGTGGGGCACAGGGGTCGGCGGCTCCGGACCAGCGGCGTCGTGGCGCGGCCCTCGGCGCGGCGCTCGTGCTGCTCGGCATCGCCGTGATGTCGCCGCTCGACGTGGCCGCCGGACGGTTGGCGTCGGCGCACATGGTCCAGCACCTGCTGCTCGGGTTGGTCGTGGCACCCCTGCTGGTCCTCGCCGCACCGGGCCCGCGGGTGCTTCGCGCCGTCCCCCGCGACGTCGTGGCGCGAGGGATGCGGATCGGCCGGGTGCTGCGCATCGTGCCGGGGCCGGCATGGTGGCGGCGCATGGACGTGGCCTGGCTGGCCAACATCGCGGTGCTGTGGGGGTGGCATGCGGCGGTGCCCTACGACGCCGCCCTGCGCAACGAGCTGGTCCACGTGCTGCAGCACGGCAGCTGGCTGCTGGCGGGCTGGCTGTGGTGGCGGGTCGTGCTGCGCCATCGGACGGCCCAACCCGGCATCCGGCTGCTGTTCGTCTTCACCACCGCCATGGCGACGGTCTTCCTGGCGGCCCTGATGACCTTCGCCGGGACCGCCTGGTACGACGGCTACCGCGGCATCGCCGACACGACGGGGCTGACCCCGCTGGCCGACCAGCAGCTCGCCGGGGCCCTAATGTGGGTCCCCGGCGGGCTGGTGTACCCAGCGACGGCCCTGTGGCTGCTGGTCGGTTGGTTGCGGGCGATCGACCTGGAGTCTCAGCAGCCCAGGGCGGCGGCGTAG
- a CDS encoding cytochrome b5 domain-containing protein, with translation MTATTLPPSTTPGPSRRLLEALAEEASPHLGSLSYDDGLMPVGDPPTALPPSHEAWDQAAAELPRMWRDLSARRELPELPLLSAAPEDLADEHLWRASVVLGALVYAYVRCDMHDLHLPAPVAVPSVLRLPWEEVARRMGRHRAHFSLDDLMLHNWARIDPTGPITVENTRLLVPQTGSSTEAAFCLGFNEVSAACTPLVQAMVRGQDAAAAKDVDAVVQSLLDVLDAVHHLTETALMKIDPVPLASPHADPVIWAKLVAPTGIPVVSNVPGVSGAAAAGIQALDNFLGRVTHASPLGQEALHVADNYAPNVRRFVAAMGQAPVRDFVLESGDIGLRGLFQNVVDAYTGDRGYLGVHRRKVYGFIQTAFKVGRPSTASGISGQYRARAWRHAHHALEAARVERVLDMSMQPVPARLAGRTVVAQGSTGPINDIRLDLRGTGLIVRPGDRLAVHPKNDPELVEWTLQALGATGEERVPLTTSWQASLAARHDQLNRGDANLRDFLTHAWLRPLTPEVAEQLVALAPAPSLLALLRERREEGWEVPDALHELRRTGFNPSRMWKAELMDREAISRILPPLPARLYSVAGTEVDDDGLPTTASLVIGHLSFEAEGADGEVRRQRGTASTMMTERLDIGGEVDLTVVRPQRFTLPTDDRGVIMCAAGTGVAPFMGFLEHREAGDGDNWLMLAVRTPEQVPDQERLYRWRDTDHVRLDIAYSREAPEGGPPGRIDRLITSPEVGPELVRWLLETDANLYVCGQGGFASTVMTAVREALAAHGPEGLDPDVAMRQLVADRQVMFDVFTTFTPAADLRPGERPLEVSELIAHTGPDNGYWMAINGVVHDMTEFRHLHPGGRHIVDDNCGVDCTTEFDEVRHHLDPEIVAMLEMYRIGVVRQLSLEGPWGIAIRDGRVDAITLQQLYAAWVAEAYTVVELRNSLRNELSVIALPLTDREAVGDLTPLKVGIVVDTMQRFCVQLLAIALGTEIADLWAMTCGLAAPAADAQELGRRLQQGLGHTAGSGTLGEDGGLWPDVADALAAAHDARDRAADAGPAAHAAIADAAATIEGTLTDIVDALGVGLQAFERHEAAVAVVAGPDLLGALAVLPDRLRARRAELATAARALATALEG, from the coding sequence ATGACCGCGACGACCCTGCCGCCCTCGACCACCCCCGGGCCCAGCCGACGGCTGCTGGAGGCCCTCGCCGAGGAGGCATCGCCCCACCTCGGCTCGTTGTCCTACGACGACGGGCTCATGCCGGTCGGCGACCCCCCGACGGCGCTTCCGCCCAGCCACGAGGCCTGGGACCAAGCGGCGGCGGAGCTGCCCCGGATGTGGCGCGACCTGTCGGCCCGACGGGAGCTGCCCGAGCTGCCGCTGCTGTCCGCTGCCCCCGAGGACCTTGCCGACGAGCACCTGTGGCGTGCCTCGGTGGTGCTCGGTGCGCTGGTGTACGCCTACGTGCGGTGCGACATGCACGACCTGCACCTGCCGGCCCCGGTCGCGGTGCCCAGCGTCCTGCGGCTGCCGTGGGAGGAGGTCGCCCGCCGGATGGGCCGCCACCGTGCCCACTTCTCCCTCGACGACCTGATGCTGCACAACTGGGCACGCATCGACCCCACCGGCCCGATCACCGTGGAGAACACCAGGCTGTTGGTCCCCCAGACCGGCTCCTCCACCGAAGCTGCCTTCTGCCTGGGGTTCAACGAGGTCAGCGCGGCCTGCACGCCGCTGGTGCAGGCCATGGTCCGCGGGCAGGACGCCGCGGCGGCCAAGGACGTCGACGCCGTGGTGCAGTCGCTGCTGGACGTGCTGGACGCCGTGCACCACCTGACCGAGACCGCGTTGATGAAGATCGACCCGGTCCCGCTGGCCTCCCCGCACGCCGACCCCGTCATCTGGGCCAAGCTGGTCGCCCCCACGGGCATCCCGGTCGTGAGCAACGTGCCGGGTGTCTCCGGTGCGGCCGCGGCCGGTATCCAGGCCCTCGACAACTTCCTCGGTCGGGTCACCCACGCCAGCCCCCTGGGCCAGGAGGCCCTGCACGTCGCCGACAACTACGCCCCGAACGTCCGCCGGTTCGTCGCCGCCATGGGCCAGGCGCCGGTCCGCGACTTCGTGCTGGAGTCCGGCGACATCGGCCTGCGTGGACTGTTCCAGAACGTCGTCGACGCCTACACCGGTGACCGTGGCTACCTGGGCGTGCATCGCCGCAAGGTCTACGGATTCATCCAGACCGCGTTCAAGGTCGGCCGGCCCTCCACCGCCAGCGGCATCTCCGGGCAGTACCGGGCACGGGCGTGGCGGCACGCCCACCACGCGCTGGAGGCGGCCCGCGTCGAGCGGGTGCTGGACATGTCGATGCAGCCGGTCCCCGCGCGTCTGGCCGGCCGCACGGTGGTTGCCCAGGGCTCGACCGGACCGATCAACGACATCCGCCTGGACCTGCGCGGGACCGGCCTGATCGTGCGTCCCGGGGACCGTCTGGCGGTGCACCCCAAGAACGACCCCGAGCTCGTGGAGTGGACGCTGCAGGCCCTCGGCGCCACGGGTGAGGAGCGGGTCCCCCTGACGACGTCGTGGCAGGCATCGCTGGCAGCCCGCCACGACCAGCTCAACCGTGGGGACGCCAACCTGCGCGACTTCCTGACCCATGCGTGGCTGCGTCCCCTGACCCCGGAGGTGGCCGAGCAGCTGGTGGCGCTGGCGCCGGCCCCGAGCCTGCTCGCGTTGCTGCGCGAACGCCGGGAGGAGGGGTGGGAGGTGCCCGACGCGCTCCACGAGCTGCGTCGCACCGGCTTCAACCCCTCCCGCATGTGGAAGGCCGAGCTGATGGACCGCGAGGCCATCAGCCGCATCCTCCCGCCGCTGCCCGCCCGCCTGTACTCCGTGGCGGGCACCGAGGTCGACGACGACGGCCTGCCGACGACGGCAAGCCTGGTCATCGGGCACCTGTCGTTCGAGGCGGAGGGCGCCGACGGCGAGGTCCGCCGCCAGCGCGGGACCGCATCGACGATGATGACCGAGCGGCTGGACATCGGCGGCGAGGTCGACCTGACCGTCGTCCGTCCGCAGCGGTTCACCCTGCCCACCGACGACCGCGGCGTGATCATGTGCGCTGCCGGGACCGGGGTCGCCCCGTTCATGGGGTTCCTCGAGCACCGCGAGGCCGGGGACGGCGACAACTGGCTGATGCTGGCGGTGCGCACTCCCGAGCAGGTCCCCGATCAGGAGCGGCTGTACCGCTGGCGCGACACCGACCACGTTCGGCTGGACATCGCCTACTCCCGTGAGGCCCCGGAGGGCGGCCCGCCGGGACGGATCGACCGGCTCATCACCTCACCGGAGGTCGGCCCGGAGCTCGTGCGCTGGCTGCTGGAGACCGACGCCAACCTGTACGTGTGCGGGCAGGGCGGGTTCGCGTCCACGGTCATGACGGCAGTCCGCGAGGCGCTGGCTGCCCACGGCCCGGAGGGCCTGGACCCCGACGTGGCGATGCGCCAGCTGGTCGCGGACCGCCAGGTCATGTTCGACGTGTTCACCACGTTCACGCCGGCCGCCGACCTCCGCCCGGGCGAGCGGCCCCTCGAGGTGTCGGAGCTGATCGCCCACACCGGCCCCGACAACGGGTACTGGATGGCCATCAACGGCGTCGTGCACGACATGACGGAGTTCCGCCACCTGCACCCCGGCGGTCGCCACATCGTCGACGACAACTGTGGGGTGGACTGCACCACGGAGTTCGACGAGGTCCGACACCACCTGGATCCCGAGATCGTGGCGATGCTGGAGATGTACCGCATCGGTGTTGTCCGGCAGCTGTCGCTCGAGGGCCCATGGGGCATCGCGATCCGTGACGGTCGGGTGGACGCGATCACCCTGCAGCAGCTGTACGCCGCGTGGGTCGCCGAGGCCTACACCGTGGTGGAGCTGCGCAACTCCCTGCGCAACGAGCTGAGCGTGATCGCCCTGCCCCTGACCGACCGGGAGGCCGTCGGTGACCTGACGCCCCTGAAGGTGGGCATCGTGGTCGACACGATGCAACGGTTCTGCGTCCAGCTGCTGGCCATCGCGCTCGGGACCGAGATCGCCGACCTGTGGGCGATGACGTGTGGACTGGCCGCACCGGCCGCCGACGCCCAGGAGCTGGGCCGCCGGCTGCAGCAGGGGCTCGGCCACACCGCCGGCAGCGGGACGCTCGGTGAGGACGGCGGCCTGTGGCCCGACGTGGCCGACGCCCTCGCGGCCGCCCACGACGCCCGCGACCGGGCAGCCGACGCCGGACCCGCCGCGCACGCGGCCATCGCCGATGCCGCAGCCACCATCGAGGGGACGCTGACCGACATCGTGGATGCCCTCGGTGTCGGGCTGCAGGCCTTCGAGCGACACGAGGCCGCCGTCGCCGTGGTCGCGGGTCCCGACCTGCTCGGTGCCCTGGCCGTGCTGCCCGACCGCCTCCGCGCACGTCGCGCCGAGCTGGCCACGGCAGCCCGGGCGCTCGCCACTGCCCTGGAGGGGTGA
- a CDS encoding AMP-binding protein, giving the protein MVIGLKSQVAERPNEVALTDETGTTTWVHLNDQANRWILGLRGLGIQPGDRIAVMTGNRREAWEVFVAALHAGFVLVIVPWDADVERTRYIMEHSDARLLIMEDACRPVAVEATADLPLVARLTLDGATGDGVHAAADLLYHSPPIEPDGQMAGGPMFYTSGTTGAPKGVIGAGINAAGGPISDVLDTAAGVAQGLGIDTKGVALIAGPLYHSGQFVLSTFPMLAGQRIVIRRTTDPAGVLEAIDRYHVGNTLLLPSVLGEMLRLPEDVRDRFKGTTLQLLMHTGAPCPPHVKQGMIDWLGPKVVEIYGASEGGMFAMGSSQDFLDKPGSVGRILPFIEATVIGPDDTPVAPGEEGEIFLRYRNGNTFSYHKAPEKTAEAYREPGQFTLGDIGRIDEDGYLFISGRRSHVITVNGVWVHPNHVEQGIAAFEQVNDVGVFEGGPEGGPEEVHVSVVPAEGVDPATLEDAVRGWAAETMTPEQVPTRVHVVESIPRNASGKILRDALREAALPG; this is encoded by the coding sequence ATGGTCATCGGACTGAAGTCCCAGGTTGCCGAGCGGCCCAACGAGGTCGCGCTGACCGACGAGACCGGCACCACGACGTGGGTGCACCTCAACGACCAGGCCAACCGGTGGATCCTCGGGCTTCGTGGCCTCGGGATCCAGCCCGGTGACCGCATCGCGGTGATGACCGGCAACCGGCGCGAGGCCTGGGAGGTCTTCGTGGCAGCCCTGCACGCCGGGTTCGTCCTCGTGATCGTGCCGTGGGACGCCGACGTCGAGCGGACCCGCTACATCATGGAGCACTCCGATGCGCGGCTGCTGATCATGGAGGATGCCTGCCGGCCTGTGGCCGTCGAGGCCACCGCGGACCTGCCGCTCGTCGCCCGCCTGACCCTCGACGGGGCCACCGGTGACGGCGTGCACGCGGCCGCCGACCTGCTGTACCACTCCCCGCCCATCGAACCCGACGGGCAGATGGCCGGCGGCCCGATGTTCTACACCTCGGGCACGACGGGGGCGCCCAAGGGCGTCATCGGGGCAGGCATCAACGCGGCCGGCGGCCCGATCAGCGACGTGCTGGACACCGCGGCCGGGGTGGCGCAGGGGCTGGGCATCGACACCAAGGGCGTTGCGTTGATCGCCGGACCGCTGTACCACTCCGGCCAGTTCGTCCTGTCGACCTTCCCGATGCTGGCCGGGCAACGGATCGTGATCCGCCGGACCACCGATCCGGCGGGCGTCCTCGAGGCGATCGACCGCTACCACGTGGGCAACACGCTGCTGCTGCCGTCGGTCCTCGGGGAGATGCTGCGCCTGCCCGAGGACGTCCGCGACCGCTTCAAGGGCACGACGCTGCAGCTGCTGATGCACACCGGGGCCCCGTGCCCGCCGCACGTCAAGCAGGGCATGATCGACTGGCTCGGCCCGAAGGTCGTGGAGATCTACGGCGCCAGCGAGGGCGGGATGTTCGCCATGGGCTCCAGCCAGGACTTCCTGGACAAGCCCGGCAGCGTGGGCCGGATCCTGCCGTTCATCGAGGCGACGGTGATCGGGCCCGACGACACGCCGGTCGCCCCCGGTGAGGAGGGCGAGATCTTCCTGCGCTACCGCAACGGCAACACCTTCAGCTACCACAAGGCGCCGGAGAAGACGGCCGAGGCGTACCGCGAACCCGGTCAGTTCACCCTCGGCGACATCGGCCGGATCGACGAGGACGGCTACCTGTTCATCAGCGGCCGCCGGTCGCACGTGATCACCGTCAACGGCGTGTGGGTGCACCCCAACCACGTCGAGCAGGGGATCGCGGCGTTCGAGCAGGTCAACGACGTCGGCGTGTTCGAGGGCGGCCCCGAGGGCGGTCCGGAGGAGGTGCACGTCTCCGTGGTCCCGGCCGAGGGTGTGGACCCGGCGACCCTGGAGGACGCCGTGCGTGGCTGGGCTGCGGAGACGATGACCCCCGAGCAGGTCCCGACCCGCGTGCACGTGGTCGAGTCGATCCCGCGCAACGCCTCCGGCAAGATCCTCCGCGACGCGCTCCGCGAGGCGGCGCTGCCGGGCTGA
- the rpmA gene encoding 50S ribosomal protein L27: protein MSTKKGGGSSANGRDSNPKYLGTKRFGGEVVTTGSIIVRQRGTRIHPGENVGRGKDDTLFALADGMVSFRRSGKRTFAEVMPGDA from the coding sequence ATGTCAACCAAGAAGGGCGGCGGTTCCAGCGCGAACGGCCGCGACTCCAACCCGAAGTACCTGGGCACCAAGCGCTTCGGCGGCGAGGTCGTGACCACTGGTTCGATCATCGTTCGCCAGCGCGGCACCCGCATCCACCCCGGCGAGAACGTCGGCCGTGGCAAGGACGACACCCTGTTCGCCCTCGCCGACGGCATGGTCAGCTTCCGCCGGTCCGGCAAGCGGACCTTCGCCGAGGTCATGCCGGGCGACGCCTAG
- the rplU gene encoding 50S ribosomal protein L21, whose protein sequence is MFAVIATGGKQYKVAVGDEIDVEKLDTAVEGSVDLRPIMLVDDDDNVTVGADNLSGATVTATVVDQYLGEKVRIFKYKNKTGYRRKTGHRQPLTRVRVETISK, encoded by the coding sequence ATGTTCGCCGTCATCGCCACAGGCGGTAAGCAGTACAAGGTCGCCGTCGGCGACGAGATCGACGTGGAGAAGCTCGACACTGCTGTCGAGGGCTCCGTCGACCTTCGCCCGATCATGCTGGTCGACGATGACGACAACGTCACCGTCGGCGCCGACAACCTGTCCGGTGCAACCGTCACCGCCACCGTTGTCGACCAGTACCTCGGGGAGAAGGTCCGGATCTTCAAGTACAAGAACAAGACCGGATACCGTCGCAAGACCGGTCACCGCCAGCCGCTGACCCGCGTGCGGGTCGAGACGATCTCCAAGTAG